From a region of the Streptomyces venezuelae genome:
- a CDS encoding VOC family protein — translation MVSVVQNVAIDCSDAYELARFWSEATGSPLHPGAGRGDRETAVMLAEGPLLYFNQVPEPKTVKNRIHLCLRPTASREEEVERLLGLGATLVTDRRQPDGTGWAVLADPEGNEFCVLRGESDHASPSS, via the coding sequence ATGGTTTCGGTGGTGCAGAACGTGGCGATCGACTGCTCGGACGCGTACGAGCTGGCCCGGTTCTGGAGTGAAGCGACCGGCAGTCCGCTGCACCCCGGCGCCGGACGAGGCGACCGGGAGACCGCGGTGATGCTCGCGGAAGGTCCTCTGCTGTACTTCAACCAGGTGCCGGAACCGAAAACGGTCAAGAACCGGATCCACCTGTGCCTGCGTCCGACGGCCTCGCGCGAGGAGGAGGTCGAACGGCTGCTGGGTCTCGGCGCCACCCTGGTCACCGACCGCCGGCAGCCCGACGGTACGGGCTGGGCGGTCCTCGCCGATCCTGAAGGCAATGAATTCTGCGTCCTGCGCGGCGAGTCCGACCACGCCTCGCCGTCTTCCTGA
- a CDS encoding serine/threonine protein kinase, whose amino-acid sequence MSELTGSGAEPLEAGDPRRIGSIPLAGRLGAGGMGRVYLGIREGRYVAVKQLLSSVVGEDQDFLRRFGHELDNLARLPSDATAPLLDSDRTASPPWFATAYIPGLTLREAVALHGGPLPARALWLLLREAAAGLAAVHALDMVHRDLKPSNVMLTLDGLTLIDFGVARAAEQSQLTRTGMVVGTPAYMAPEQASGRRRLSGATDVFALGSVLAYAACGQPPFGDESGHGVLYRIVHEEPDLAPLRELEPELAELVAACLDKDPEGRPTAAELLERADGHGPFAAPLWPEAVTERLTERAAFAANVQEADVPTLPLTGERAEPEVKPEAGPDPEKAPVPAAPAPPVTARPEPVARRRRTRVLLAVVPVVVVAGGTTLALQHLPYASAPRAGAANSPSAPPSAPASPTTPVVPPGTAAPPDGSPSGTASPVQPPAQDPGQGAAAGGAGGTGPGSGTGTGALPGGGAQPGPGSAGNSGDPAAAGGSGSSRASGGGTSTAPTTPAPPAPPASGTYRFRNGNDGRCITQVFGASDHGDCADASARWTVQSRPDGSFKLVNQQGGGCLYANMLGQAVFVGDCSQGTARLWRTGSNGSLRNDFSGGCLDLGMSSGLVTNTCGGQASQRWTKQS is encoded by the coding sequence GTGTCAGAGCTGACGGGGAGCGGGGCCGAACCGCTGGAGGCGGGGGATCCGCGCCGCATCGGATCGATCCCGCTGGCGGGCCGGCTCGGGGCCGGCGGCATGGGGCGCGTCTATCTCGGCATCCGTGAGGGCCGGTACGTCGCCGTCAAGCAGCTCCTGTCCTCCGTCGTCGGAGAGGACCAGGACTTCCTGCGCCGCTTCGGGCACGAGCTGGACAACCTCGCCCGGCTGCCCTCGGACGCCACCGCTCCGCTGCTCGACAGCGACCGCACCGCCTCTCCCCCGTGGTTCGCCACCGCCTACATCCCCGGGCTCACCCTGCGGGAGGCCGTCGCCCTGCACGGCGGCCCGCTGCCCGCGCGGGCGCTGTGGCTGCTGCTGCGGGAGGCCGCGGCGGGGCTGGCGGCGGTGCACGCGCTGGACATGGTGCACCGGGACCTCAAACCGTCCAACGTCATGCTGACCCTCGACGGTCTCACCCTGATCGACTTCGGCGTTGCCCGGGCCGCCGAGCAGAGCCAGCTGACCCGGACCGGCATGGTCGTGGGCACACCGGCCTACATGGCACCCGAACAGGCCTCGGGCCGACGGCGGTTGAGCGGGGCCACGGACGTGTTCGCGCTGGGCTCCGTACTCGCGTACGCGGCGTGCGGTCAGCCGCCGTTCGGCGACGAGTCGGGGCACGGGGTGCTGTACCGCATCGTCCACGAGGAGCCCGACCTGGCGCCGTTGCGGGAGCTGGAGCCGGAGCTCGCCGAGCTGGTCGCGGCCTGCCTCGACAAGGACCCCGAGGGGCGTCCCACCGCCGCCGAACTCCTCGAACGCGCGGATGGGCACGGCCCGTTCGCAGCACCGCTGTGGCCGGAGGCCGTCACCGAGCGACTGACCGAGCGAGCCGCGTTCGCCGCGAACGTACAGGAGGCCGACGTCCCGACGCTCCCGCTCACCGGTGAGCGGGCCGAGCCCGAGGTGAAGCCGGAGGCGGGTCCGGATCCGGAGAAGGCACCGGTCCCGGCGGCGCCCGCTCCCCCGGTCACGGCCCGTCCGGAGCCGGTCGCGCGCCGCCGCCGCACCCGGGTCCTCCTCGCCGTCGTGCCCGTCGTCGTGGTCGCGGGCGGGACGACGCTGGCCCTCCAGCACCTGCCGTACGCCTCCGCGCCCAGGGCCGGCGCGGCGAACTCCCCGTCCGCCCCGCCCTCGGCGCCGGCCAGCCCCACCACACCGGTCGTGCCACCGGGTACGGCGGCCCCGCCCGACGGCAGTCCGTCCGGTACGGCCTCACCCGTGCAGCCACCCGCCCAGGACCCGGGACAGGGCGCGGCCGCCGGGGGCGCGGGCGGAACCGGTCCCGGCAGTGGCACCGGCACCGGTGCCCTCCCCGGCGGCGGTGCCCAGCCCGGCCCGGGCAGCGCCGGGAACTCCGGCGACCCCGCCGCCGCGGGCGGCTCCGGCAGTAGCCGCGCCTCCGGCGGCGGGACCTCCACGGCGCCCACGACCCCGGCGCCCCCGGCCCCTCCCGCATCCGGCACCTACCGCTTCCGCAACGGCAACGACGGCCGGTGCATCACGCAGGTGTTCGGAGCCTCGGACCACGGCGACTGCGCGGACGCGAGTGCCCGGTGGACCGTGCAGAGCAGACCGGACGGCAGCTTCAAGCTCGTCAACCAGCAGGGCGGCGGCTGCCTGTACGCCAACATGCTCGGCCAGGCGGTCTTCGTCGGCGACTGCTCCCAGGGCACCGCCCGGCTGTGGCGTACGGGGTCGAACGGCAGCCTCCGCAACGACTTCAGCGGGGGCTGTCTCGACCTGGGCATGAGCAGCGGCCTGGTGACCAACACGTGCGGTGGACAGGCCTCGCAGCGCTGGACGAAACAGAGCTGA
- a CDS encoding CHAT domain-containing protein — MSTPAAARIADLLEDVPTASNPPARFPAPAPDRPPRTDGPTLNITVVWGDIAQIEADLHVTGHYQSVVPAAAELALDRAISVDPRRIITEHTKLGWIEAQLGEVTYFPCREGPVRCAAVVGMGPMGTLTERRAVQMYASLLGEALGLGHVGTMATVLIGSGTGNLTVKQAARAIARGFADTLAPLGPPAPPPRLTDVLVMEVDRLRAEQLHLALTESAAKLPQVRIVPGLREESGGELFGPSAAVYALSALTGLAGPTGASARDAAPGGPGPPTPPGPQADVLHTVLAGFDADIQEKIREQLVDLASVERTELSLTVRRPAEAQDDAVPVRMSVQSGVGGLRWAALTGRATVPERLVPVDMDLLRELVDRLTEPSVKDACELPDLLSRFVVPPDFQRLLTDDSTVLLELDRDTASVPWEFLAEIQQAGVEKRDPLAIRTQLSRQLRTTYSRVMTESLADAPLRALVIGDPGDPEKGFHLPGARQEALAVASRLKELGATVSLFVGAANSLRQPGVDPARRLDVLRVLLCGGNHIVHYCGHSDFDLSGTGRRSGWVFADGLLTAQELALLERPPLIVVANACYTARLGDGEGTGPGSPPGAPGLAGRSPWGNPQAALVPSLADEFLRMGVGHYIGAAWRIPDDQGISFADQFYTHLFNGGAGEATPTVGGAVRAARRRLYGLRAAGQREQDPGAPAGPGDRDGHDGSDGPGRPGSPHVTPSGQRWSSWAAYQHYGDAADPFVRPAGG; from the coding sequence GTGAGCACCCCCGCCGCCGCTCGCATCGCTGACCTGCTGGAGGACGTACCGACGGCCTCGAACCCGCCCGCACGGTTCCCCGCTCCGGCCCCCGACCGACCGCCGCGCACCGATGGTCCAACACTCAACATCACCGTGGTCTGGGGCGACATCGCGCAGATCGAGGCAGATCTGCACGTCACGGGTCACTACCAGTCGGTAGTGCCCGCGGCCGCGGAACTGGCGCTGGACCGGGCCATTTCCGTCGACCCCCGCCGGATCATCACGGAGCACACCAAGCTCGGCTGGATCGAAGCCCAGTTGGGCGAGGTCACGTACTTCCCCTGCCGTGAGGGTCCCGTTCGGTGCGCCGCGGTCGTCGGCATGGGACCGATGGGAACGCTGACGGAACGCCGCGCCGTCCAGATGTACGCGTCCCTGCTCGGCGAAGCACTCGGGCTCGGCCACGTCGGGACCATGGCCACCGTGCTCATCGGCTCGGGCACCGGCAATCTGACCGTCAAGCAGGCGGCCCGCGCCATCGCCCGGGGATTCGCCGACACCCTGGCGCCGCTGGGCCCGCCCGCGCCGCCGCCCCGGCTCACCGACGTGCTCGTCATGGAGGTCGACCGGCTGCGCGCGGAGCAGCTGCACCTCGCCCTCACGGAATCCGCCGCGAAGCTCCCGCAGGTACGGATCGTCCCGGGGCTGCGCGAGGAGAGCGGCGGGGAGCTGTTCGGGCCCTCCGCCGCGGTGTACGCCCTGTCGGCGCTGACCGGGCTCGCCGGACCGACGGGTGCGTCCGCCCGTGACGCCGCCCCGGGCGGCCCCGGTCCGCCCACCCCGCCGGGACCGCAGGCGGACGTGCTGCACACCGTGCTGGCCGGCTTCGACGCCGACATCCAGGAGAAGATCCGCGAGCAGCTGGTGGACCTGGCATCGGTGGAGCGCACCGAGCTGTCCCTGACCGTCCGCAGGCCGGCGGAGGCCCAGGACGACGCGGTACCCGTCCGGATGTCCGTCCAGTCGGGGGTCGGCGGCCTGCGCTGGGCGGCGCTGACCGGGCGGGCCACCGTGCCGGAGCGGCTCGTGCCGGTGGACATGGACCTGCTGCGGGAACTCGTGGACCGGCTGACGGAACCGAGCGTCAAGGACGCGTGCGAACTGCCCGACCTGCTGTCCCGGTTCGTGGTGCCGCCGGACTTCCAGCGGCTGCTGACCGACGACTCGACCGTACTCCTGGAACTGGACCGGGACACGGCTTCCGTCCCCTGGGAGTTCCTGGCCGAGATCCAGCAGGCGGGCGTGGAGAAGCGCGATCCCCTGGCGATCCGCACCCAGCTGTCCAGGCAACTGCGCACCACCTACTCGCGGGTGATGACCGAGAGCCTGGCCGACGCGCCGTTGCGTGCTCTGGTGATCGGCGATCCGGGCGACCCGGAGAAGGGGTTCCACCTGCCCGGCGCCCGCCAGGAGGCCCTCGCGGTGGCCTCCCGACTCAAGGAGCTCGGGGCCACCGTCAGTCTCTTCGTCGGCGCCGCGAACTCGCTGCGCCAGCCGGGCGTCGACCCGGCCCGGCGGCTCGACGTGCTGCGGGTCCTGCTGTGCGGGGGCAACCACATCGTCCACTACTGCGGACACAGCGACTTCGACCTCTCCGGTACGGGACGGCGCTCGGGCTGGGTCTTCGCCGACGGGCTGCTGACCGCCCAGGAACTCGCCCTGCTCGAACGGCCGCCCCTGATCGTCGTCGCCAACGCCTGTTACACCGCCCGCCTCGGCGACGGCGAGGGCACCGGCCCCGGCAGCCCGCCCGGAGCGCCCGGCCTCGCGGGCCGCAGCCCCTGGGGCAACCCGCAGGCCGCGCTGGTGCCGAGCCTCGCCGACGAGTTCCTGCGCATGGGCGTGGGCCACTACATCGGGGCGGCCTGGCGGATCCCGGACGACCAGGGGATCTCCTTCGCCGACCAGTTCTACACGCACCTGTTCAACGGCGGTGCCGGTGAGGCGACCCCGACGGTGGGCGGCGCCGTCCGCGCGGCGCGCAGGCGCCTCTACGGGCTGCGCGCCGCAGGGCAGCGGGAGCAGGACCCCGGGGCTCCGGCCGGTCCCGGCGATCGCGACGGCCACGACGGATCCGACGGCCCCGGCCGGCCCGGCAGCCCGCACGTCACGCCGAGTGGGCAGCGCTGGAGTTCCTGGGCCGCCTACCAGCACTACGGCGACGCGGCCGACCCGTTCGTCCGGCCGGCCGGCGGCTAG